The nucleotide sequence TGCTGCGAGCTCGCCGGCGGTGACGAGGAGTTTTGTTTTCCGCTTTCGGAGGGGGAGCGCGCGGCCATTTTGGCGGCGGGTTTCGACGCCGCCACCATGGTCCGGACTCCAAACACCGACGCTTTCGTGGCCCAGCTGGGCCATCTCATGCCGGACCAGGATATTGCAGCCTTTTTTCCGCGTCCGGGCCATCATTGGCGACTGGCCATCACGGATCGCGGCCGCTGCGTTTTTTTGGGCGGGTCCGGATGCCGTCTGGACCGGGCCATCCGGCCCATCTATTGCAAGCTTTTTCCTTTCTGGCTGTACCGGGGCCAGTTGACGTGGTTCACGGCCGAGGAATGCCTGGCCGCCATCGAGTGCGCCACGGCCAAGGACCTGGAGCGCGCCATGGATGTGCGCGAGCCCGAAATCCGGGAGTTGTTCCAGGCCATGTGCGCGGCCCTGGGACGTAACGCAAGGTGAGACCATGAAATTCGTGAAGATATGCGTCGTTCTTTTTCTGCTCGGGGTTCTGGCGGTTCTGGCCGGCGGCGCGGGCGTGTACTATTGGGCGGAGAAGGACTTGCCGGGATTCACCAAGTTGAGTGACTATTCGCCGGCCCTGGCAACCACTGTCCGGTCCAGGGATGGGCAGATCCTGGGCTATTTTTACCGCGAAAAACGGTTTTTGATCCCCCTGTCCATGATGAGTCCGGTCACGGTCAAGGCCTTCCTGGCCGCCGAGGACGCCGGATTCTACAACCATGAGGGCGTGGACCCGCAGGGCATCATCCGGGCCGCCATCAAGAATTTCATCGCCGGCGGCATCAAGCAGGGCGCCAGCACCATCACCCAGCAGGTCATCAAGTCCATGCTGCTCACGCCCGAGCGGAGCTACGAGCGCAAGATCAAGGAGATCATCCTCGCCTACCGCCTGGAAAAACACCTGAGCAAGGAAGAGATCCTGACCATCTACCTGAACGAGATCTATCTCG is from Deltaproteobacteria bacterium and encodes:
- a CDS encoding zinc/iron-chelating domain-containing protein yields the protein MSRPDPHICTRCAARGRTCCELAGGDEEFCFPLSEGERAAILAAGFDAATMVRTPNTDAFVAQLGHLMPDQDIAAFFPRPGHHWRLAITDRGRCVFLGGSGCRLDRAIRPIYCKLFPFWLYRGQLTWFTAEECLAAIECATAKDLERAMDVREPEIRELFQAMCAALGRNAR